TACAAAGTTCATAAATATCCTAGTTGTATTTACGTAAAACAATGTATTAAGATTTATCAAAATCTAATCGAACAAAGCCTGCCTACCCTAAACTACGGTTTCTTCTGTGGAGTAAGGGAAGTCTTCTGGTGCGTCCTAAGCATAGGGGTACAACGAATACAGGCTGAAAATTTGGTGCATCTTCATCAAGAAACGTTATCAATGTTTAGCCTTTTTTAAGCTTTGTCTTAATCAAGCTAATTTTTCCTGGCTTTGATTTCTGTTATTAGCTTGATTGAAATTGTTTGCAAAAATTCTTTTAAATATATCAGTCTGAGGGAACTGTATATGTCGTTCTCCCAGAGGCATATTGTAATTTTTTAATATTTATTATTATTGAAATTTATATCAGATGAACAACTTTGAGAATATTCTAAATCAAAACCTTAATCCTCCTGGTGCTGAGATTACCTTAATTGACCAACAGTCACTCAATCCGCTCACGGGTCTATTAGATAAGCTTGGGGGAAAAGCAGAAATCGGTTCTCAAACTCTTTTGTTACCAAATAATCTTGAAGATATTGAAGTCACACAAAAGCTTAACGATAATAGTGTAATTCCCTTATCACAACTATACTATGTCCAAAATCAGCAAGATAATTCTAATTTATTAACTTATGAGCAATACCAAGAACAACCACTAGTTGGAGAATTAGATAGTGTCAAACTAGCATCTGTTGCTGACAATAATATTAATGCATTGACCACTTCATCACCTTCTTTAGTTCAAACAATCAGTCAAATTTCTCCAGTTGAGCAATTACCAGGCTATACTTTTGTTGTGCCAGGAAAAACTTCAGAATCTACCACACTCAGTTTTAAATGGACACAACGAGATGCAACTTTTAATAATGAAATTGGTGTATTTGTTATAGATGAATTAGGGCGAGTCAACAGCATTGCACCAGGGGAAACAAATTATGCCCAAGCTGCTCTACAAAGTACAACAAGACAAGTCATATTTTCCAGAGGTCAAAGTGCTGGTACACATAAAGAATTTACTTTTAAAGCAGGCGAACGTCTCGCTTTTTATTTAATTCAAAACAGCACCACAGAGCAATGGCTGGCATCAAATCCACAGAATCAAATAGGCAAAGGGCCTGTAGCATTCTTTTCAATCAGTAATGCCAACCCAGACCAGATTGACCATATTTTGACGCAGACATTGCACAATGGTTCAATGCAATTGAACTGGGAAGATATAACCGGAGGAGGCGATCGCGATTTTAATGATGTAGTCTTTACTATTGCAGAATCGCGGAAAGCTATAACTGTTCCCGGACAAAGAGGACAAAAAGTCGCCACAAAATTTACCTGGACACAACGGGAAGCAGCCTTCAATAATGAATTAGGGTTATTTATTGTTGATGATCCCACAGGCAGAATTAGCAATCTTTTGCCTCAAGACCCAGGATACGCGCAAGCTGCTTTAACTAGTAAATCTCGCCAAGTTATGTTTGCTAGCGGTCAAACTCAAGGATATGCAAAAAATTTAGAACTGCCATCTCAAGCATATATTGGCTTTTATCTCATCCAAAATTCTACAAGTGAGCAGTTTTTAAGCCAGAATCCCCAAAATCAAATTCATCAAGGGCCTTCAGCCTTTTTCTTTTTCCCTAGCGCCAACCCAAATCAATTTGACCATATTATAGAACTATCATCCAATCAGCTGGCGTGGGAGGATCAGACTAACGGAGGCGATCGCGATTTTAATGACCTAGTTTTTCATTATGAATTTGGTTCGCCTGTTAATACCGAACTGCTGTCACCCACCTTAGATTTAGCCTCAGAAAGCGATAGTGGTGTTAGCAACAGTGACAATATTACCAGTGATAATACTCCAACAATTACAGGTAATGCAGAAGTAGGAGCCAAGGTGCAATTGTATAGTGGTTCTGTACTGTTGGGTCAAACCACAGCAGACACCGCAGGTATTTGGCAAATTACTACCAATGAGTTAAATCATGGCACGCAGAATTTCAGCGCGATCGCTACTGATATTGCTGGTAATATTAGTCCTGCATCCTCACCATTAAATATCTTCATCGATACGATTAACCCCATCATCAATCTGACGAACCCGATTGATATTGCTCCCTTACAAAAAGGCGCTAGACTGACAGGTAAAATTGATGGTACAGGTTCAGGAATTGCCTCACTAAGTTATCGATTTGATAATTATCCAGAAATACCTCTAGCGTTTAATGCTGATGGCACATTTGACCAAGAAATTGATTTTACTAATATTCCAAATAGTGGATATAAATTATCAATTATTGCTATTGATATAGCTGGCAACACCACAAACATCCAGTTTAATATCAATGTTGCTAATAGCGATATAGTAGGAAACAGCGCTCCCGAAATTATTAGTCAGCCAGAAACTGATTACATTATTCTGCGTAACAGTAACACCCAAATTCAAGGAATTGCATTAGACACAACTCAAGCGGGTTTAGCAGAAATCCAAGGTCAGGTATTTTTAGACTTTGATCGGAATGGTATCAAAAATCTAGAAGCCGGTTTAGATGGCTTTGTGGTTGAGTTAGTTAACCCAGCTACAGATGAAGTTGTCGGAATGCAAGTTACTCGCAGTGTTGATATCAATAACGATGGGAAGATTAACCCATTTACAGAACAGGGATTATATAAATTTAGCAACCTCCAAGCAGGAAACTATCAAGTTAGACAAGTTACTCAAGATGCTTGGAATTTAACTTCACCAGCATCACCTATATATAGTCTGACATTAAATAATGGTGAAAGCAAAGATGGATTAAACTTTGGTAATGCTCAGAATTATTTCTATCAACTTCAAGCCATAGATGGGGATGGCGATTCTCTTAGCTACAGTTTAATATCTGCACCCCAAGACGCAAAAATTGATGCCAATACTGGTAAATTAATTTGGACACCACCTGCAACAGGAGAATATACGTTCCAAGTGCAAGTTGTAGATGGTAAAGGTGGGGAAGATATTCAAGAATTTAAATTAAATATTATCGACCCCAATCGCTTACCTAGCATCTCTTCTAGTCCTAGTGCTAATGCAACTGTAGAAGAGAATTATACTTACCAAATCGTTGCTGATAATCCTGATTTGGATGGTTTAAACTTCCAATTAAATCAAGCACCCCAGGGAATGACAATTTCTCCTGATGGTTTAATTGAATGGACACCGCAAGCGAATCAAGTAGGCGCACAACAAGTAAAATTATTGGTTAAAGATGACCGGGGTGGTGAAGTTGAGCAGGTATTTACAATTTTGACTCAGGGACAATTAGCTAATCCTCAACCATCAGATAATTATGCACCTGTGATTACCAGTAAGCCCATTATCACAACAACCCGCCAACAGTATACTTATGATGTAGATGCTATTGATGGAGATAGTGATCAGCTGAAATATTCCCTGCTGACTGCACCACAAGGAATGACCATTGACGAAAATACAGGGTTAATTTCCTGGAATACTAACAGTCAAATTGCTGAAGATTACAACATTAATGTACAAGTTGCAGATGGTAAGGGTGGTGTTGATAATCAAACATTTACCCTCACATTATCAAATACCGTTCCGGGGAAAATTAGCGGTATTATTTGGGATGATTTCAATGGGAATGGAATCAGAGATACTAGCTTTGCTCAAGGTGCAAATCCTGATATTGTCTTTGTATTTGATGTTTCTTTAAGTGCAGCTTTTAGTTTCCAGGGTTCGCTGAATGGTAATCAAAGATTTACTACTATTCTCGAAGCAGAAAAAGCAGGTTTAAATGCACTCAATCAACAGCTAATTCGTCAAGGACTTGGGGAAACAGCGAGAGTTAGCATAATTAGTTTTGCTGGAGATGTCAGTTCTATAGATATGAATCCATCTCTTGATGGTACACAGTTAGTAACCAACCCCATTGCTGATAATGACAATAATGGTGTTTTAGATTTTGAACAAGTTATAGAAAGAACTAATACCCGCCTGGGAACTAATTTTGAAGTTGCATTACAAGAAGCTGAAAAAGTTTTCAAAACTATCGGTACTACTCCAGGTAATGGTACTTTAGTGTTTCTATCAGATGGTGAAAATCTTTTAGGGAGTTCCATCACCGACGAAGTTAATAACCTCAAAGCATTGGGAATTAAATTATATGCTTTTGGTGTTGGAGATGGTTCAACATTAAATGACGGAGATGCAGTTGATGATGATTTAGTGACAATTGACCCCAATGCCAAAATTTTTAAAACAACCGATGAATTATTAGGTACTTTTAATGATTTAGGTAGAGGGCAAGATGTGACGGAACCTTTTTTATCAGGAGTAAAAGTATATTTAGACTTAAACAATAATGGACTTTTCGACCCTGATGAACCTAGCCAGACAACCAATAATCAGAGTCAATTCCGCACAAATTCCATCACAGTTGCAGCTACAGATGCTATTTTCTTAGCTGGTCGAGATGATATTACAATTCCGCTTTTAGGTAGTAACGATCCATCCTTCCCACTGCAAAGAAGAAGAACTTTAAGACCAGGCTCAGTACCAGAAACATTTCCCCGATCAATTACCGTTCAACCAAACGAAATATTTAGCTTTACAGCCAGTGGTGAAGTCAATTTCTCTAACGGGTTTAGTCCGTTTAACCCAGATGGTTATAGTTTAAGAAATACTGTGCGTGGGTTAGAGGGAATTACTGCTTACAATGGCAGAATGGGTTCATTAGTTGGTGTATTTTTAGATGATGATAACCCTGTTAATCAAACTCCTCCCACCGAATTAAACTTTCAAAGAATTGGCAGTGAGTTTACATTTTTGACACCAAGTATCGGGCAAGTTTTCTTTATTGGTGATGGTAGAAACGAAGCTAGTCAAATTCAACAATTTGTCGCACCCCAAGGAGCCACACGCCTATTTGTGGGTATAGCTGATGGTAATAGTCTCAGCCCAGGTAATTATGAAGATAATGAAGGTAATTATCAAGTTACAATTCAAAGCGATCGCTTTGCTAACAACACAAATTACAGCTTTAGTAATTTGCTTCCAGATACTTATACAGTCCGTCAAGTTGTACCCAATGGTTATGCACAAACATTTCCTGGAGGTCAAGGAACTCAAAAAGGTGATGGCTATGCAGATGTAGTCTTAGAGTATTTCGCCAACGGTAAAAGTCCTAGCCCATTGCCAGAACCTTACGGTTCCAATAGCGCTCGTCCGCAAGGCACCTCTGTAAATGGTTTTTATACGATTGAACCTGTTAATCCAAATGTAGTTTTAGGTGCCCCTCCTCCCAGTCCCATTACTAGCTTTAATCCACAAGTCAACTGGCTAGCACTTCCAGAAGGCTCATATGTAACGGTTGGATTTACTGATGAAACTATCATTGATGGGCCTGGCAATGACATTTTCATTCGCAGTTTTGACCCAGAAGATTCAGCAGGTGAAAGTGCTGATGTGTTTGTCAGCAGCAATGGTAAAGACTTTCAGTTGCTTGGTCGTGTTAATCAGCTTGGGGTACAAGGACTTGACCTAGCCTCCATTAGCTTTACAGACCCTGTTCAGGCTGTCAGGATTGTTGGGGTTGATAACCTGGGTACTTCTCCTGGTTTTGACTTAGTAAGTGTTGAAGTTTTACCTAATAGTATTGGTTCTGTGCCTGGTTTTTATACAGTTAATTTAGGTGCAGGAGAAATTGCTGAAAATCGTAATTTTGGTAATCAAAATACTACCAAGCCGAACCAATTACCAAACTTTATTACTGCACCAATTACTAATGCCCAAACAGGTAAATTATTCCGCTATGAAGCTACAGCACAAGATCCGGATGGTGATATTCTCACTTACGAATTGCTAGAAAAACCAACAGGTATGGCTATAGACTCCGCAAGGGGTATATTAGTTTGGCAACCTGCTACTGAGCAAATCGGTAATTTTAATGTTGTCTTGCAAGTACAAGATACTAAAGGCGGTTCTGCTACCCAAACTTTTCAAATTAATGTCGATGACGGTGTAGATAGGGTTGTTCCTGTAGTTGAGTTAAGCTTTAGTAGCAATGTTGTGAACATCGGTGAAAGTGTCACCTTCAACATATCTGCTATAGATAATAATACAGTGGAAAATATTGCTCTCACCATCGATGGCAACCCGGTTACGCTCAATAACAGTTCTGCTACTATACAATTCAATCAAGCAGGTGTGTTCTCAGTAGTCGCAACTGCAACTGATAGCGCTGGAAATATAGTTAAAAAGGATTTATCTTTGCGCGTACTTGACCCCAGCGACACCACAGCACCAAATGTAGAAATTATTAGTCCACAAACCAATAAAACTATTACTAACCTTACAGATATTGTTGGTAGTGTGAGTGACGATAATCTCGAATTTTATCGAGTAGATTACGCATCTTTAGATTTAGTTGATATTAATAATCTAGCTGCTGCTGACCCCGACTTTATCACCATTGCTGAAGGTAAAACTAATGTTAATCAAGCGGTAATCGGTCAATTTGACCCCACTATATTATTTAATGGCAACTATGTACTGCGAGTCACAGCCCAAGATTTTAGCGGTAATATCAACTCACAAGGAGTTTTTCTTGGTGTTTCTGGTGACAATAAAGTTGGGAATTTCCGTCTAGAATTAACAGATTTATCTATACCTCTGGCTGGTATTCCCATTCAAGTTAACCGAGTTTATGACACACTCCAAAGTAGTTTTTCTAGTGACTTTGGTTTTGGTTGGAGTTTGGGAGTTAAAGATGCCAAAATTCAAGAATCAGTACCGTTAACAGCAGCAGAAAAACAAGGTGTACCCTCACTATTTGCTGCAAATCCTTTTACTGTAGGGACAAAAGTATATTTAACCAATCCTGAAGGTCGTCGTGTTGGTTTCACCTTTGACCCCGTGGTTTCTGGCGCTAGCTTATTAGGCACATTTTGGAAACCCCGATTTGTCGCTGACCCTGGAGTTTATGACAAATTAGAAGTTGATGATATTAATCTGCAACAAAGGTCAGATGGTAGCTTTGGTTTATTTTTAATTCCTTTTGCTTATAATCCTTCAGAATATAAACTCACTACTAAAGACGGTACAACTTACAAATATGACCAATTTAAAGGTCTGCAAGCAGTTCAAGACCGTAACAACAATACCTTAACTTTTCAAGATAATGGTATCTTCAGTTCTACAGGTGCTTCCATTGAATTTTTACGAGATACCCAAAAAAGAATTACCCAAATCAAAGACCCCACAGGGAAAGTGATTCTTTATGGTTATGATGCTAGGGGGAATTTGATTAGTGTTACTGACCAAGCAGGACTTGTTTCACAACATAAATATTTAACAAATCCCAATTATTTAGAGCAAATTATTGATCCACGAGGTAAAGCAATTATTCGCACCGAATATGATGCAAAAGGTCGGGTGAAAGCTACTAAAGATGCTCTCGGTAATACTATCTCTAGTAATTATGATGTAAGCGCAACTGGTTCCACTATCATCCAACTCGATGCACTGGGTAACACCACAACAACTATACGCGATAGTCGCGGTAACATTACTGCGATTATTAACCCGTTAGGTGCAGTCACTAGGTCAACTTATGATGCAAATAATAACCCAGTTAGTGTGACTGATCCTCGAGGCTTTACCACAACCCGGACATTTGATACTAGAGGAAATGTCACCAGTATTACTGATGCTTTGGGCAATACTAGCAGATTTAATTATGACCAATTTAATACCGTTACATCAGAAACTGATCAATTAGGACGCATAACTCGCTTTGTTTACAACGCTAATGGTAATTTAGTTGAGTTGATTGATGCTACTGGTCAACAAAATCGCTTTGCTTACGACAATATTGGTAGAGTTAGCAGTTTGATTGATGCTAATGGTAATACAACCACCTTTAGCTATGACGGTACAACCTTGGGTAAACCAACTCAAGTAACTTTCCCAGATGGTAGTACCCAACAAATTGCATACAATCAATTTGGTCAGATTAGTCGCTTAATTGACGAAAATGGCAATGCAACCGAGTATTTTACAGATGATATTGGGCGATTAATTGTTAAACGCGATGCTTTGGGTAATGAAACAAAATATATTTACGATGGTCAACTGATTAGCAGTGTGATTGACCCATTAGGCAATGTACTCAAATTTGAATACGACAATACAGGTCGTTTAATTCGGCAAATAGACCCATTTAATGGTGTAGCAGAGTTTGGTTATGATGCTCTTGGTAGACGCATTAGTGAAACTGACCCACTGGGACGCACAACCACTACAAATTACCGTCCCGATGGTTTAATTGCAGATATTATTGACCCTCAAAATCAGAAAACTTCGTTTGAGTATGATTTAGCTGGAAATCAAACTGCGGTAATTGATCCGTTAGGAAATCGAACCAGCTTTATTTATGATGCATTAGGCAGACAAATTCAGAAAATTGACCCATTGAGTAATATAGAAACCTACGCCTACGATGCGGTCAATAATTTAATCCAAATTACAGACCGTAATAATCGCCAGCGTAGCTTTACTTACGATGGAGTTAATCGTCTCATTCAAGAAAATTGGCTCAATAATAGCACCCCAGTTCGGACAATTAATTTCACTTACGATGCTGTAGGTAATTTGGTCAGAGCAACTGATATTGATAGTACATTTAGTTTCAGCTACGATAGGCGCGATAGAGTCACCCAAGTTAGCCAAACTGGTATATCTGGATTAGCACCTGTCAATTTAAATTATGCTTACGATGGGGCGGGGAATAGAACATCTGTCAGTGATAATTTTGGTGTTCGGGTTAATTCCACTTATGATGGGCGTAACTTACTAACCAGCCAAACTTGGCAAGGTACAGGTATTGATCCAGCACGCGTAAATTATTCCTATGATAGTAGAGGCGATCGCACTCAAATTCAGAGCTTCTCTAATTTAGCGGGTACCCAGCTTGTTGGTAGTAGCACTTTCAATTATGATGCACTACAACGGTTAACTGATATAACTCACTCTAATAGTGCAGGTTCTACCTTAGCTAACTACAGCTATAACTACAATTTGGCAAGCTTCTTAAACAGCGAAACCTACAAAGGAGAAACCACTAATTACACTTACGATAAAGCTAACCAGTTAAGTAATGCTGACAGGTCTTTACTTCCTGACAAAAATTATACCTACGATGCCAATGGAAACCCGGCGGATACTGGTTTTACAGTAGGCGAAAATAACCAAATATTATCCGATGGTCAGTTTAACTATACTTACGACAAAGAAGGTAATTTAGCAACCAAAACTAACATTTCTACAGGTACGGTAACTATATATAACTATGATTTCCGCAATCGCTTAGTGGGAGTTATAGACACAGACACAAGTGGAAATACAACCCAATCTGTAGAATTTAAATATGATGCCTTTAACCGCCGCATTGCTAAAACAGTTAACGGTCAAACCACATATTTTGTGAATGATGGTGATAATTTATGGGCAGAATTAAATCCCGTAGGAGAAATTATTAACCGCTATTTACAAGGTGCAAATGTTGATGAATTAATAGCTCGTTATCGTCCAGGTGAAGGTACTTCTTGGTATTTAACTGACAGGTTAGGAACTATCGGAGATATGGTGAATGCGGTGGGTAATTTGGTTAACAGTATTGACTATGATAGTTTTGGGGAAATTCTTAGTCAAACAAATCCCAGTGCAGCAGATAGATTTACCTTCGCAGGTAGAGAATTTGATAGTGAAACTGGTTTATATTACAACCGCGCTCGTTATTATGATGCGAATTTGGGACGATTTATCAGTCAAGATCCAATAGGTTTTGCAGGAGAAGATTTCAACCTATATCGGTATGTCGGGAATGATCCAGTAAATGCAACCGATGCCTTTGGCTTGACTGCTGCTCTGGAATACCAATCCATATTAAGTCAAACTGTAACTGGACGTACCGGTTCAGTCATAGGTTCATTGATTGGTTTCCTTCATGGTTTCAGTGCAACCAATATAGTTTTTATTGGCAATATTCTAGATATAGTCAATGCCGGTGGAGATCCTATTGCAGAATGGGGTACTGCTATTGCTCGTACTCAAGCGAAAATGAAAGAGATTGAAGATAATCTCTCACGGTTTGAAAGTGTAGATAACAAAGAAGGCTTAGCTGAAGGATTTGTCTCTGGAGCTGGTTATGATATTGTCAAGCTAGAGTGGAATATCTTCCCAGATAAACTAGATAGAGTAGCCAAATTCTTCGACCCTGAGTTAAGTAGAAGTGCTGGATTTGAACCCGTTTCAGGAAAGTATGCTCCATATACTAAAAAACCAGTTAATCTCTCAATTAAAGGAGGAGGCTTTAAGCAGGGCTATGGAGCTGGTTTACTTTACTTACAAATAATAGCTGCGCCCAATTAAAACATTAATTCGGGCATTCGCTCACCTTCGATTTCTTTAATGAGAGCGATTTTTTTCGGGGGAGATGGGCATTAATCATCCCAAAGCCCATGAAATTTGGTAGATGCAAGTTCGGTGTAACGAACAGTATGCTGAATATTTTTATGCCCCAAGTAACTCTGAATTGTTCGGGTATCAATGCCTCGATTCGCCAGATAATAACCTGTTCCATACCGCAGCATATGAGCATGAACTCTGAAAGGCAAACCAGCTAATTCACCAGCCCGTTCAACAATGCCAGCGATCGTATCATGTGCCAACGGGCCAAGCCGAGAAGACTGGAAAATATAGGAACTAGCAGGATAATCTCTTTGAAGCTTGCGGAGAGAGCGAATTTCTTCAGAGTAAAGAGGATGAGTGGATGGAGTGCCTTTTTTAACTCGCTTCACGTAAATTGTACCACCGTTCCAGTCTATTTGTTCCCAGCGCAGAGATGCCACCTCTGCCACTCGCAATCCGTGACGGTAGCAAAGCAAAATTATGGTTGAATCTCGGTGAGCGTGGCGACCCTTGGATTTTTTGATAGCTGACCGCATCAACTCAACTTCTTCTGGTAACAAATGCTCCCTAGTCCTGACAAAGGAGTACTTGCGAGAGTTAGGCGATTGACGCTCTGGTTTTTCGGTTTTACCAACTTTCGATGGTTGGACGGTTTGTGCTGCCATGACTCAACCCCCTGAAAACCTTGGGGTGTATAACCCTGTTTTGTCACTCTGGCAGTAGTATAATAAGGTAAAAATGCTAGAACCAAGACACAGAGCATGGTACAGCCCCGTCCAGCCGCACCAACAGTCAAATTTGTGGACGAATATTGCCAGTGGTATAAAAGTCTGTTTCCAGATGTTAGGAGTTTCGAGGCTTTTAAATATCTCCATGTAGGCTGCATTTCTGATCTAAAACGTAAAACATTGCCAGAAATAGCAAAAATCGTAGGATTAGATAACCAGCAAGGGTTGCATCATTTTCTAACTACATCACCTTGGGATATAGAAAAGTTAAGAACCTTAAGGTTAGAGTTAATTTTACAAGTGCTAAAAGGTAGACCAATCATTTTAATTATTGATGAGACAGGGGATAAAAAGAAAGGGAGCAAGACAGATTATGTGAAACGGCAGTATATAGGAAATTTGGGAAAAACAGATAATGGAATTGTGGCAGTGACAGTATATGGTGTTTTCTGTGGGATGACATTTCCATTACTGTTTGAAGTGTATAAACCCAGGGAAAGATTACAGGCAGGAGATAAGTACCGCACTAAACCAGAAATAGCAGCAATACTGATAAAAAAGCTACAATCAATGGGTTTTAAATTCAACTTAGTACTTGCAGATAGCTTATATGGAGAGAGTGGTAAGAATTTCATATCTGTATTAGATGAACTAAACTTGAACTATATAGTAGCGATTCGGTCAAATCATTATGTAGAAATACTTCCACGACAACATATTCAATATTTAAAGTGGCAGAAGTTTCAAAGGGTATTCTCTGACTTGAGTCGGGAAAATCGATTTATTAGAGAAATTATTCCGGGAAAACGTGGAGAACTTAGATATTGGCAAATTACTACAGATCCAGAAAATTTGCCTGATAACACTACTTGGTATGTGATGAGTAAATATCCAGACATTACGCCAAGAGAAGTTGGAAATTTTTACGGTTTAAGAACTTGGGTCGAGTACGGGTTAAAACAAAGTAAGAATGAATTAGGTTGGTCAGATTTTCGCCTGACT
This sequence is a window from Tolypothrix sp. PCC 7712. Protein-coding genes within it:
- a CDS encoding IS701 family transposase: MVQPRPAAPTVKFVDEYCQWYKSLFPDVRSFEAFKYLHVGCISDLKRKTLPEIAKIVGLDNQQGLHHFLTTSPWDIEKLRTLRLELILQVLKGRPIILIIDETGDKKKGSKTDYVKRQYIGNLGKTDNGIVAVTVYGVFCGMTFPLLFEVYKPRERLQAGDKYRTKPEIAAILIKKLQSMGFKFNLVLADSLYGESGKNFISVLDELNLNYIVAIRSNHYVEILPRQHIQYLKWQKFQRVFSDLSRENRFIREIIPGKRGELRYWQITTDPENLPDNTTWYVMSKYPDITPREVGNFYGLRTWVEYGLKQSKNELGWSDFRLTHYPDIERWWEIICSAYLMVSLHSEQLFQSPSQRESKFVSHPWWDNGNGWKNILNNLRLIIQPFTLFNLIYPWLTVFPIPQLALGFFKLQSIIYSLTSSIFISLIHPDFYFSSA